From the Planctomycetota bacterium genome, one window contains:
- a CDS encoding sigma-70 family RNA polymerase sigma factor, with amino-acid sequence MDERLTPSEAYAQQLTSSQPALYGYIMSLVGDYDTAQDVLQQVNLVLWRKAGEFEAGTPFMAWACRVAYFEVLTARKQFARSRLVFDDALLMNLADAAAASADQSEARRKALGRCLAELSPTQRELLERHYAGDETVRAIAESMQRPLASLYQTMYRIRIALLKCIARRIEIENPGGEA; translated from the coding sequence ATGGATGAGCGACTGACACCCTCCGAGGCCTACGCGCAGCAGCTCACCAGTTCCCAGCCGGCCCTTTACGGGTACATCATGTCGCTCGTCGGCGACTATGACACGGCTCAGGATGTGCTTCAGCAGGTCAATCTGGTGTTGTGGCGCAAGGCGGGGGAGTTTGAGGCGGGGACGCCGTTCATGGCGTGGGCTTGCCGGGTCGCCTACTTCGAAGTGCTGACCGCGCGGAAGCAGTTTGCGCGGAGCCGGCTGGTGTTTGATGATGCGTTGCTCATGAACCTCGCCGACGCCGCCGCCGCCAGCGCGGACCAGTCGGAGGCGCGGCGCAAGGCGCTGGGCCGTTGTCTTGCGGAGCTGAGCCCGACGCAGCGCGAGCTTCTGGAGCGGCACTACGCCGGCGACGAGACGGTCCGCGCGATCGCCGAGTCGATGCAGCGTCCGCTCGCGTCGTTGTATCAGACGATGTACCGAATCCGCATCGCGCTGCTCAAGTGCATCGCCCGGCGGATCGAAATCGAAAATCCGGGAGGCGAAGCATGA
- a CDS encoding co-chaperone GroES, which yields MSNTRPTKTSPLETVEPIGKRVLIRKDEDKKQTKSGIHLPDKIEIPTLTGRVVAVSAQVAHDEDYPIAQYDKVLFNPHQAIPVDFEGDNRLFVVPIENVVAVFRANK from the coding sequence ATGAGCAATACACGACCCACCAAAACCTCCCCTCTCGAAACCGTCGAGCCCATCGGCAAGCGCGTCCTGATCCGCAAGGACGAGGACAAGAAGCAGACCAAGAGCGGCATCCACCTCCCCGACAAAATCGAGATCCCCACCCTGACCGGCCGCGTCGTCGCCGTCAGCGCCCAGGTGGCCCACGACGAAGACTACCCCATCGCCCAGTACGACAAGGTGCTCTTCAACCCGCACCAGGCGATCCCCGTCGACTTCGAAGGCGACAACCGCCTCTTCGTCGTCCCCATCGAAAACGTCGTCGCCGTCTTCCGCGCCAACAAGTAG
- a CDS encoding sigma-70 family RNA polymerase sigma factor yields the protein MHAQSDFAEQFVRGQDRVYAFIGTLLPNRTDAEEVFQQTSLVLWRKWEQFEAGTDFVKWACTIARYEVLNYIRRGDRSPQAFSSDVIELLADERRKIDTQLDDRRVALRHCIDTLPPRQRELVEQAYSGVEAINEIATRLGQTSNALYLSLRRIRHALAECIRQRVAEGAGE from the coding sequence ATGCATGCACAGAGCGATTTCGCGGAGCAGTTCGTGCGCGGGCAGGACCGCGTGTACGCCTTCATCGGCACGCTGTTGCCGAACCGGACGGATGCGGAAGAGGTGTTTCAGCAGACCTCGCTGGTGCTCTGGCGCAAGTGGGAGCAGTTCGAGGCGGGGACGGATTTCGTCAAGTGGGCCTGCACGATCGCGCGGTACGAGGTGCTTAATTACATCCGCCGCGGCGACCGGAGTCCGCAGGCGTTTTCGAGCGATGTGATCGAACTATTGGCGGACGAGCGGCGGAAGATCGACACGCAGCTCGACGACCGGCGCGTCGCCCTGCGGCACTGCATCGATACGCTTCCCCCGCGCCAGCGCGAGCTTGTCGAGCAGGCGTACAGCGGGGTCGAAGCCATCAACGAGATCGCGACCCGGCTCGGGCAGACCAGCAATGCGCTGTACCTGTCGCTTCGCCGCATTCGCCACGCGCTGGCCGAGTGCATCCGTCAGCGCGTCGCCGAGGGGGCCGGCGAATGA
- the aroA gene encoding 3-phosphoshikimate 1-carboxyvinyltransferase, whose protein sequence is MSSSLPITPLRGPFQITLDDLPGSKSLTNRALLLAALADGPSTLTNVLFADDTRVMMAALGKLGFELTINEPKRTVRVVGKAGTIPAKDADLILGNAGTAMRFLTAACCLGHGTYTLDGIPRMRQRPIGQLVDPLRSLGAEVRYLGEDGFPPLEIAARGLAGGLLTLAPTLSSQYISALLHVGPYMRQDLIIDFDGPVTSWPYIEMTLALMRQFGADVVIVPPEKVAAYPAIQVRRGQYTARDWWVEPDASNASYFLAAAAITAGATMRIIGLGHTALQGDTHFAQTCLANMGASVHVEANAITVTGPDQLRGIDVDLNAMPDMAQTLGVAALFADGPTVIRNVGNLRVKETDRMAALRDELTKLGATVRVESDDLHIDPPAGGKLSPALIETYDDHRMAMAFSLAGLRSDGVRIADPACVNKTFPRYFDYLARLDPQAGGITR, encoded by the coding sequence ATGTCTTCATCCCTTCCCATCACGCCCCTCCGTGGTCCCTTTCAGATCACGCTCGACGATCTGCCCGGGTCCAAGAGTCTGACGAATCGCGCGCTGCTGCTGGCGGCGCTCGCCGACGGGCCGTCGACTTTGACCAATGTGCTTTTCGCCGACGATACGCGCGTGATGATGGCGGCCCTGGGCAAGCTCGGGTTCGAACTGACCATCAATGAACCCAAGCGCACCGTGCGCGTCGTCGGCAAGGCGGGGACGATTCCTGCGAAGGACGCTGATCTGATCCTCGGCAACGCCGGGACCGCGATGCGCTTCCTCACCGCCGCGTGCTGCCTCGGGCACGGAACCTACACGCTCGACGGCATCCCCCGCATGCGCCAGCGCCCGATCGGACAACTGGTCGACCCGCTCCGCTCGCTCGGCGCGGAAGTCCGCTACCTCGGCGAAGACGGTTTCCCGCCTTTGGAGATCGCCGCTCGCGGCCTGGCAGGCGGCTTGCTCACGCTCGCGCCGACACTCAGCAGCCAGTACATCTCCGCGCTGCTGCACGTCGGGCCGTACATGCGGCAGGACCTGATCATCGACTTCGACGGCCCGGTGACAAGCTGGCCCTACATTGAGATGACCCTCGCCCTGATGCGACAGTTCGGGGCGGACGTCGTGATCGTGCCCCCCGAAAAAGTCGCGGCGTATCCGGCGATTCAGGTCCGGCGCGGTCAATACACGGCGCGCGACTGGTGGGTCGAACCCGATGCGTCCAACGCCAGCTATTTCCTCGCCGCCGCCGCCATCACCGCCGGCGCCACGATGCGCATCATCGGTCTGGGCCACACCGCGCTTCAGGGCGACACGCATTTCGCCCAAACGTGTCTGGCGAACATGGGCGCGAGCGTGCATGTCGAAGCCAACGCCATCACCGTCACCGGCCCCGACCAGCTTCGCGGGATCGACGTTGATTTGAACGCGATGCCCGACATGGCGCAGACGCTCGGCGTGGCGGCGCTTTTCGCCGACGGACCGACGGTGATTCGCAACGTCGGCAACCTGCGCGTCAAGGAGACGGACCGCATGGCGGCTCTGCGCGATGAACTGACGAAGCTGGGCGCGACGGTGCGTGTGGAGAGCGATGATCTTCACATCGATCCGCCCGCCGGGGGGAAGCTTTCGCCCGCATTGATCGAGACGTATGACGATCATCGCATGGCGATGGCGTTTTCGCTGGCGGGATTGCGCAGTGATGGCGTGCGGATCGCCGACCCGGCGTGCGTCAACAAGACGTTTCCGCGATACTTCGACTACCTGGCCCGTCTCGATCCACAAGCCGGCGGAATCACGCGATGA
- the lpxA gene encoding acyl-ACP--UDP-N-acetylglucosamine O-acyltransferase, producing MISLMAQIHPTAIVDYPPGLADNVVVGPLCILRGKVNIGAGTRLLHRVTMQGPVNIGEKNLLYPNVCIGYAPQDFKFDSAKEGSGVVIGHSNVFREGVTVHRGSGDAGDPPTSIGDRNFFMVNSHVAHDCNVGSDIIMVNGSLLAGHVTVQNNAILGGNAAVHQFVRIGRLAMLGGGAVLTKDLPPFCVARESRGVGSLNLVGLRRSGLRDSIKPLKEGFDILYRHRHTNPRAIELIMEKLGDDPLCRELAQFVAQTKRGITSYRPSDEE from the coding sequence ATGATATCCCTCATGGCTCAGATTCACCCCACCGCCATCGTCGATTACCCCCCCGGCCTCGCCGACAACGTCGTCGTCGGCCCCTTGTGCATCCTCCGCGGCAAAGTCAACATCGGAGCCGGCACACGACTCCTCCACCGCGTCACCATGCAGGGGCCCGTCAACATCGGCGAAAAGAACCTGCTCTACCCCAATGTCTGCATCGGATACGCCCCGCAGGATTTCAAATTCGACTCCGCCAAAGAGGGCTCCGGCGTCGTCATCGGGCACAGCAATGTCTTCCGCGAAGGCGTCACCGTCCACCGCGGGTCCGGCGATGCCGGCGACCCGCCGACCTCGATCGGCGATCGCAATTTCTTCATGGTCAATTCCCACGTCGCGCACGACTGCAACGTCGGATCCGACATCATCATGGTCAACGGGTCGCTCCTGGCCGGGCACGTCACGGTGCAGAATAACGCCATCCTCGGCGGCAACGCGGCCGTGCACCAGTTCGTCCGCATCGGGCGGCTGGCGATGCTCGGCGGCGGCGCGGTGCTGACCAAGGACCTCCCGCCGTTCTGCGTCGCGCGCGAATCGCGCGGCGTCGGGTCGCTCAATCTCGTGGGCCTGCGACGGTCGGGACTGCGCGACAGCATCAAGCCCCTCAAGGAAGGGTTCGACATCCTCTATCGCCATCGCCACACCAACCCCCGCGCCATCGAACTGATCATGGAAAAACTCGGCGACGATCCGCTCTGCCGCGAACTCGCCCAGTTCGTGGCTCAAACCAAACGCGGCATCACCTCCTACCGACCCTCCGACGAAGAGTAG
- a CDS encoding MBL fold metallo-hydrolase codes for MHLCVLGSGSSGNASVLRLGSRCLLIDAGFGPRTMTKRLADLGLSLADLDAVLLTHLDTDHFQPTWFTTLLKLNIRVYCHQRHLAELYQHTVATPGGADARMLHRAGLLHPFTDIPFTLTLADGSTARVTPVNLAHDREGTTGYRIDAPTGRLGFATDLGRVTRQLVETFANVDLLAIESNYDPPMQRASARPAMLKRRIMGGSGHLSNEQAMDGIREIAARSKQPPRHIVLLHLSRQCNCPQRILELYGLQPHLAERICITNQHARTPWLSADETQLQLDGQQLHMW; via the coding sequence ATGCACCTGTGCGTCCTCGGCTCCGGCTCAAGCGGCAACGCCTCCGTCCTCCGCCTCGGCTCGCGCTGCCTGCTCATCGACGCCGGGTTCGGCCCACGCACCATGACCAAGCGCCTCGCCGACCTGGGCCTCTCCCTCGCCGACCTCGACGCCGTGCTGCTCACACACCTGGACACCGATCACTTCCAGCCGACCTGGTTCACCACGCTCCTCAAACTCAACATCCGCGTCTACTGTCACCAGCGTCATCTCGCCGAGCTTTACCAGCACACCGTCGCCACGCCCGGCGGAGCCGACGCTCGCATGCTCCACCGCGCGGGTCTGCTGCATCCCTTCACCGACATCCCCTTCACGCTGACGCTTGCCGACGGCTCGACCGCCCGCGTCACGCCCGTCAATCTCGCCCACGACCGCGAAGGCACGACCGGCTACCGCATCGACGCCCCGACCGGACGCCTCGGTTTCGCCACCGACCTGGGCCGCGTGACCCGACAACTTGTCGAAACCTTCGCGAATGTGGACCTGCTCGCCATCGAGTCCAACTACGATCCGCCCATGCAGCGCGCCAGCGCCCGCCCCGCCATGCTCAAGCGCCGCATCATGGGCGGGTCCGGACACCTGTCCAACGAACAGGCCATGGACGGCATCCGCGAAATCGCCGCCCGCTCCAAGCAGCCCCCCCGCCATATCGTCCTGCTCCATCTCTCCCGACAGTGCAACTGCCCCCAGCGCATCCTCGAACTCTATGGCTTGCAACCGCACCTCGCCGAGCGCATCTGCATCACCAACCAGCACGCGCGCACGCCCTGGCTCTCCGCCGACGAAACCCAACTCCAGCTCGACGGCCAGCAGCTTCACATGTGGTGA
- a CDS encoding ATP-binding cassette domain-containing protein → MTNFWRYAKIMLEYRKLVTLAIIGMLIDASCQLGGFGSLTWVVRQFIEDNTTIHDILEQKLTALNTQWHVDVLWVMAYVPKDAWWGLAMTLGGILVLAVIGSCGRFLHEFSTITMGLNTVMRLRKKVFTRLVHLPMAVASQEKTAEQASRVVRDCEGLGRGFNAITAKSLRGITVGIVLLIGAFIMDWKLTLIFLVVLPIMGVMIRKFSKRIRRASKRALLQFGVMLGALTESMQGLRVVKVHQAEGYERRRFNVINRTVLAHQMKARTARALSSPIVETLSMVGLVMVVLIAAWSVFEQGKPTYTLVGVIVMLAGSANSFKQLNGLNNTLQEAAAAADNITEVLHFPVENPPQGRMHLPRLATHKQSVAFEQVTFAYPGTTRKVLRDVSLEVPHGSICAIVGSNGSGKSTLLSLLPRLYDPDAGRILIDGTDIAKCTLKSVRKQIAMVTQDTVLFDGTIAQNISYGLRSADREAVIEAAKRAHAHAFICAMPDGYDAPIGERGQRLSGGQRQRIAIARAILRNPPILILDEATSQIDTESEAQITAALAEFVKDRTTFVIAHRLSTVVNAHKIVVMADGVIASVGTHAELLKTSDIYRVLCQTQLHGLDTASA, encoded by the coding sequence ATGACCAACTTCTGGCGCTACGCCAAGATCATGCTCGAATACCGCAAGCTCGTCACGCTGGCGATCATCGGCATGCTCATCGACGCGTCGTGCCAACTGGGCGGGTTCGGCTCGCTGACCTGGGTCGTGCGGCAGTTCATCGAAGACAACACGACGATCCACGATATCCTCGAGCAGAAACTCACCGCGCTCAACACGCAATGGCACGTCGATGTTCTGTGGGTCATGGCGTATGTGCCCAAGGATGCGTGGTGGGGCTTGGCGATGACGCTGGGCGGGATTCTCGTATTGGCGGTGATCGGCTCGTGCGGGCGGTTCCTGCATGAATTCTCGACGATCACGATGGGGCTCAACACGGTGATGCGCCTGCGGAAAAAGGTGTTCACGCGGCTGGTGCATCTGCCGATGGCGGTGGCGTCGCAGGAGAAGACGGCCGAGCAGGCCAGCCGGGTCGTCCGCGACTGCGAGGGACTGGGGCGCGGGTTCAACGCCATCACCGCCAAGTCGCTGCGCGGCATCACGGTCGGCATCGTCCTGCTCATCGGCGCGTTCATCATGGACTGGAAACTCACCCTGATCTTTCTGGTGGTGCTGCCGATCATGGGCGTGATGATCCGCAAATTCAGTAAGCGCATCCGGCGGGCGTCCAAGCGGGCGCTGCTTCAATTCGGCGTGATGCTCGGGGCGCTGACCGAGTCGATGCAGGGACTGCGCGTCGTGAAGGTGCATCAGGCGGAGGGCTACGAGCGGCGTCGCTTCAATGTGATCAACCGCACCGTGCTGGCGCATCAGATGAAAGCGCGTACGGCCCGGGCGCTCAGCTCGCCGATCGTCGAGACGCTGAGCATGGTGGGACTGGTGATGGTGGTGCTCATCGCGGCGTGGAGCGTCTTTGAGCAGGGCAAGCCGACGTACACGCTCGTCGGCGTCATCGTGATGCTCGCCGGCTCGGCCAACTCGTTCAAGCAGCTCAACGGGCTCAACAATACGCTTCAGGAAGCCGCCGCCGCGGCGGACAATATTACGGAAGTGCTGCATTTTCCGGTGGAAAATCCGCCGCAGGGGCGGATGCACCTGCCCCGGCTCGCGACGCACAAGCAGTCGGTGGCGTTCGAGCAGGTGACGTTCGCGTACCCGGGCACGACGCGCAAGGTGCTGCGGGACGTGTCGCTTGAGGTTCCGCACGGGAGCATCTGTGCGATCGTCGGGTCCAACGGGTCGGGCAAGAGCACGCTGCTGAGTCTGTTGCCGCGGCTCTACGATCCGGACGCGGGGCGGATTCTCATCGACGGGACGGACATCGCCAAGTGCACGCTCAAGTCGGTGCGCAAGCAGATCGCCATGGTTACGCAGGACACGGTGCTCTTTGACGGCACGATCGCGCAGAACATTTCCTACGGTCTGCGCAGCGCCGATCGTGAAGCCGTCATCGAAGCGGCGAAGCGCGCTCATGCCCACGCCTTCATCTGCGCCATGCCCGACGGCTACGACGCCCCCATCGGCGAGCGCGGACAGCGGCTCAGCGGCGGACAGCGCCAGCGCATCGCCATCGCCCGCGCGATTCTCCGCAATCCGCCGATTCTGATTCTCGACGAGGCGACGAGTCAGATCGACACGGAGTCCGAAGCGCAGATCACCGCCGCGCTCGCCGAGTTCGTCAAGGATCGGACGACGTTTGTCATCGCGCATCGACTGTCCACTGTCGTGAACGCCCACAAGATCGTCGTCATGGCCGACGGCGTCATCGCCTCCGTCGGCACGCACGCGGAGCTGCTCAAAACATCGGACATTTACCGCGTTCTGTGTCAGACGCAGTTGCATGGATTGGACACAGCGTCGGCTTGA
- the lipB gene encoding lipoyl(octanoyl) transferase LipB — protein sequence MRDIISAVTQETNTSPRFVDLGRIGYRDAFAEQQRLHAAVLAGEAEPTVLLLEHEPVITVSRRDSAMNHLLAAPAELHRLGVAVESTDRGGDITYHGPGQLVAYPILPLQRLGLNVRQYVHTLEQIVIDTLGAFDIQAGRDESACRAVGVWVGMRNGECGVRSEEKAGRPLPCTPHAALPTPNSSKIAAIGVRIQRWVSLHGLALNVTTNLEHFKLIVPCGLTRPVTSMSEQLGARCPSMEEVKSQMVKVMEKYFSLGV from the coding sequence ATGAGGGATATCATAAGTGCCGTGACTCAGGAGACCAACACCTCGCCGCGATTTGTCGATCTGGGGCGCATCGGTTACCGCGATGCGTTTGCGGAGCAACAGCGCCTTCACGCCGCGGTGCTGGCGGGCGAAGCGGAGCCGACCGTGCTGCTGCTCGAGCACGAGCCGGTCATCACCGTCAGCCGGCGCGACAGTGCGATGAATCATTTACTCGCCGCGCCGGCGGAGCTTCATCGACTCGGCGTCGCGGTCGAATCCACCGACCGCGGGGGCGACATCACCTACCACGGTCCCGGCCAGCTTGTCGCCTACCCCATCCTGCCGCTTCAGCGCCTCGGCCTCAACGTCCGCCAGTATGTCCACACGCTCGAGCAGATCGTCATCGACACGCTCGGAGCGTTCGACATTCAGGCGGGGCGGGATGAATCGGCGTGCAGGGCGGTGGGAGTTTGGGTGGGAATGCGGAACGGGGAGTGCGGCGTGCGGAGTGAAGAGAAGGCGGGGCGGCCCTTGCCTTGTACTCCGCACGCCGCACTCCCCACTCCGAACTCCTCAAAGATCGCCGCGATCGGGGTGCGGATTCAGCGGTGGGTTTCCTTGCACGGGTTGGCATTGAATGTGACGACGAATCTGGAGCATTTCAAGCTGATCGTGCCCTGCGGGCTGACCCGGCCGGTCACGTCGATGTCGGAGCAGTTGGGGGCGCGGTGTCCATCGATGGAGGAGGTGAAATCACAGATGGTTAAGGTGATGGAAAAATATTTTTCGCTGGGGGTGTGA